From Nicotiana tabacum cultivar K326 chromosome 22, ASM71507v2, whole genome shotgun sequence, one genomic window encodes:
- the LOC107806010 gene encoding uncharacterized protein LOC107806010 encodes MDSEQQQYDNVLSDGDSEYDDSDDSQEDPTFDVLEETRSSLSKLSIKKHKSKDMSARCNVSKAMDECIVGEQDVEKMVPELDEKDQKSYETVQKIIKAGQIKKFKVEQCKIYLRKHGLRLTGSKDVLIQRIKEHTDIVDGRGEKKYPPSSFVLNCKGDACTGDVVMFEQNVYEMFSIASRSATGPPCGTRIVAGRIVKESYGAKKQQHTFTVEVLWSKGEKPLPPLHPLLIKGRNLYRLKTLRQKWDDEAERQEILSEKHARGSVARSNSEARVQEKEMRKMRKENRVNTDSHPTLNTEHQNNRVHSKVHSLSTNSVKTTDQHQVEVDKGQKDEKEYQNVIQENIFSRENWPEERPHQRQPLTNGFGNGIKSNPSKSPLRMPYSNTHMPPMWRSSNNGGYANNNNSPLRMHNSNAHVPMWRGYRDGGYNNCNTSRSPLRGHGHTYTNSHSQNMNYRSPQRTEYWQARNGWCNAGAVERPFQGQREEQKRPCRFYAQRRCYYGHSCRYLHDSVDM; translated from the exons ATGGATTCCGAACAGCAACAGTACGATAATGTACTATCAGACGGCGACAGTGAGTACGACGATTCCGATGATTCACAAGAGGACCCAACTTTTGACGTTCTTGAGGAGACAAGATCCAGTCTTTCAAAACTCTCAATCAAAAAACACAAATCCAAGGATATGTCTGCTAG ATGTAATGTTTCTAAGGCTATGGATGAATGCATTGTGGGAGAGCAGGACGTGGAAAAGATGGTGCCGGAGCTTGATGAAAAAGATCAGAAAAGTTATGAAACTGTTCAGAAAATAATTAAAG CTGGTcagattaaaaaatttaaagtggaGCAATGTAAGATTTACCTTAGGAAGCATGGGCTAAGATTGACAGGGAGCAAAGATGTACTAATTCAGCGCATTAAAGAGCATACTGA TATCGTTGATGGTCGTGGCGAGAAGAAGTATCCCCCATCTAGTTTTGTATTGAACTGCAAAG GGGATGCATGCACTGGGGATGTTGTTATGTTTGAACAAAATGTATATGAAAT GTTCAGCATCGCATCCAGGAGTGCTACTGGTCCTCCCTGCGGTACAAGAATAGTTGCAGGGCGGATTGTGAAAGAGAGCTATGGTGCTAAAAAGCAGCAACACACCTTTACG GTAGAGGTATTGTGGAGTAAAGGGGAGAAACCGCTGCCTCCACTGCATCCTCTCCTCATTAAGGGCAGAAATCTCTATAGATTGAAAACATTGCGACAG AAATGGGACGATGAAGCAGAAAGGCAGGAAATTTTATCAGAAAAGCATGCCAGAGGTTCTGTTGCTCGGTCTAACAGCGAAGCACGCGTCCAAGAGAAGGAAATGCGAAAGATGCGAAAGGAAAATAG GGTAAACACAGATTCACATCCTACCTTAAACACAGAACACCAAAACAACAGAGTACACAGTAAAGTGCATTCTCTCTCAACGAACTCGGTCAAAACGACAGATCAGCATCAGGTAGAGGTGGACAAAGGCCAAAAAGACGAAAAGGAATACCAAAATGTCATACAGGAAAATATCTTCTCTAGAGAAAATTGGCCAGAAGAAAGGCCTCATCAGAGGCAGCCTTTGACTAATGGCTTCGGAAATGGCATCAAATCCAATCCTTCAAAGAGTCCATTAAGAATGCCTTACTCCAATACGCATATGCCACCAATGTGGAGGAGCTCTAACAATGGAGGTTACGCGAACAACAATAATAGTCCATTAAGAATGCACAACTCTAATGCGCATGTTCCAATGTGGAGGGGCTATCGAGATGGGGGTTATAACAACTGCAATACTAGTAGAAGTCCATTGCGAGGACATGGTCATACCTATACCAATAGTCATTCACAAAATATGAACTATAGATCTCCACAGAGAACGGAGTACTGGCAAGCAAGGAATGGTTGGTGTAACGCTGGAGCTGTGGAGCGTCCATTTCAAGGACAGCGCGAGGAACAAAAGAGGCCTTGCCGCTTTTATGCTCAAAGAAGATGCTACTATGGTCATAGTTGCAGGTACTTGCATGATTCTGTAGATATGTAA